The genome window AGCCAGTATGTCGATGCAGAGTGCGGCAAACCGCCCGACTACTCCCTTTCAGGATTGAATCGTAACACGTGGCTCTACAAGTGAACGCAGCGGAGTCTAATTATTTGGGGATAATGCCTTCTGGATTTCCTGAGCAGAGGTCGTCCAACCGACAATGCCTCCCTGCGCCCGAACCATGTCTAGGGTAGATTGCTTAAAGTGTGGGAAATAACTGGCGGTGCAATCTTCCACCATCAGACATTCGTAGCCCCGATCATTGGCTTCCCGCATGGTGGTTTGCACACAGACTTCCGTGGTGACTCCGGTGAAGAACAAATGGGTGATCCCCCGTTTCTGCAAACTATCTTGCAGTTCGGTCGCGTAGAAAGCCCCCTTGCCAGGCTTGTGAATGACAATCTCCCCCTCAATGGGGGCCAGATCTGGAATAATGGCGTTGCCTGCTTCTCCTCGAATCAAGATCCGCCCCATGGGGCCTTCATCCCCAATTGTCAGGGATCCTTTGCCGCGCTTGCGTTTGCTGATGGGGCAATCAGAGAGATCTGGCTGATGGCATTCCAGGGTGTGGATGACAGTTAGTCCGTTTTGGCGAAAGAAGTTCAGCAACCCCTTCAAGGTAGGCACAATCGATCCCAGTTGGGCAACATCATTGCCTAAGATCTCTCCAAACCCTCCGGGTTCGAGAAAGTCCCGTTGCATATCGATGATGACCAAAGCCAACTGAGACAGGTTAGGAACCTCATAGTCATAGGGCAAGGCCGGGATCCGAAACATAGTGCTCAGTCGAGAGGGATTAACAGATTACGTTAGCAGCTAACCTCCCCTTTTTTACACCCGATTTTCAGCTCCTCTACCGAAGATGTGGCTTTCAGTCCCCACCCTAAGCCCATGCCAAGAATGGGGAAAACGGCCCAAGTTATCCGTCCTGCGGTGAACAGATTAATCAAGGTCAAAAAAACACCGATCATCAAGTACTGGATCCCAGTTTGTCGAATTTTTGCTTGATGTTTACGGTGCTTCTCATTCAACAGAGGCTTAGGCTTTGAAGTCGACTCCAGGGGTTGCTCAGTATGAATGGCTTGTTCCAAAACATCTTGGGAAATTCCCAGTTCAGAAGCCATTTCCTGAAGGTCTTGTGCCGTAAAGGTTTCTGTTTGGGCACGTTGGGAAAGGGCACGGGTTAGGATTCGCTCCACATCCGCTTGTGAGTACTGTGTCATAATCACTCTCAGGGTTCAACTCAATTTTCAATCCAATAGTGCAACTCTCAGCATTGATGAACGGGGATTGATCAGGGATCCCCATTGAGATTTGTTAAACTTGTTT of Thermostichus vulcanus str. 'Rupite' contains these proteins:
- a CDS encoding 2TM domain-containing protein — protein: MTQYSQADVERILTRALSQRAQTETFTAQDLQEMASELGISQDVLEQAIHTEQPLESTSKPKPLLNEKHRKHQAKIRQTGIQYLMIGVFLTLINLFTAGRITWAVFPILGMGLGWGLKATSSVEELKIGCKKGEVSC
- a CDS encoding cysteine hydrolase family protein, encoding MFRIPALPYDYEVPNLSQLALVIIDMQRDFLEPGGFGEILGNDVAQLGSIVPTLKGLLNFFRQNGLTVIHTLECHQPDLSDCPISKRKRGKGSLTIGDEGPMGRILIRGEAGNAIIPDLAPIEGEIVIHKPGKGAFYATELQDSLQKRGITHLFFTGVTTEVCVQTTMREANDRGYECLMVEDCTASYFPHFKQSTLDMVRAQGGIVGWTTSAQEIQKALSPNN